The following coding sequences are from one Prochlorococcus marinus CUG1438 window:
- a CDS encoding class I SAM-dependent RNA methyltransferase: MNVVASAPEGLEKYLAEEISNLGGFNINTHKRFINFECDFDTFYRVHFYSRIAFRFYREIASFNCYDKQSLYEGVRDSFDWLDWLHYEKTFNVQVTGRTSSLSHTHFTALEVKNSITDLQKAVWNKRSNISLDKPDFIIHLHLNNNQAIISLQSSLESLHKRGYRPAVGNAPLKENLASGLINMTQWNGKVPLIDFMCGSGTFLIEAVNQFLEVPINIDQVYLFENWLDFRKDIYLKEKNKAKNKIINYEKLPKIIGYEINKKVFEQAKLNISLARLENYIEIINNDFLEFQLKCTPGIIICNPPYGKKLGDENELICLYEQIGIFLKNNFTGWEFWLLSGNPKLTKYLKMKSSLKIPVSNGGIDCRWIKYLIR; encoded by the coding sequence ATGAATGTAGTTGCATCAGCTCCAGAGGGACTTGAGAAATATTTAGCTGAGGAAATTTCAAATTTAGGTGGGTTTAATATTAATACTCATAAAAGATTTATTAATTTTGAATGTGATTTTGATACTTTTTACAGAGTGCATTTTTATTCCAGGATAGCGTTCCGTTTTTATAGAGAAATTGCAAGTTTTAATTGTTATGACAAACAATCTTTATATGAGGGAGTAAGAGATTCATTTGATTGGTTAGATTGGTTGCACTATGAAAAAACTTTTAATGTTCAGGTAACTGGTAGAACATCTTCTTTAAGTCACACACATTTCACTGCTCTTGAAGTAAAAAATTCTATAACTGATTTGCAGAAGGCAGTTTGGAATAAGAGATCAAATATTTCTTTAGATAAGCCTGATTTCATAATTCATCTTCATTTGAATAATAATCAAGCCATTATCAGTCTTCAAAGTAGTCTAGAAAGCTTACATAAACGAGGCTATAGACCTGCTGTGGGAAATGCTCCATTAAAAGAAAATTTAGCTTCTGGATTAATAAATATGACTCAATGGAATGGCAAAGTCCCCTTAATTGATTTTATGTGCGGTTCAGGAACTTTTTTAATTGAGGCAGTAAATCAATTTCTTGAAGTTCCAATAAATATCGATCAAGTATATCTTTTTGAGAATTGGTTGGACTTTAGGAAAGATATTTATCTTAAAGAAAAAAATAAGGCAAAAAACAAAATCATAAATTACGAAAAATTACCAAAAATAATAGGCTATGAAATTAATAAAAAGGTTTTTGAACAGGCGAAATTAAATATATCATTGGCGCGACTCGAAAACTATATTGAAATTATAAATAATGATTTTTTGGAATTCCAATTAAAATGCACACCTGGGATAATCATATGTAATCCTCCATACGGTAAAAAATTGGGAGATGAAAATGAACTGATTTGTCTATATGAACAAATTGGCATCTTCCTGAAGAATAACTTTACAGGTTGGGAATTTTGGCTGCTGAGTGGAAATCCAAAACTAACAAAATATTTGAAAATGAAATCTTCTTTGAAAATTCCCGTTAGCAATGGTGGGATAGATTGCAGATGGATAAAATATTTAATACGGTAA
- a CDS encoding aldo/keto reductase, producing the protein MKKRIGLGTWSWGNKFFWNYKSSNDNDLRETYNEALRRGFDLIDTADSYGTGNLQGRSESLLGKFLLDTPSAKKKRIQVATKLAPYPWRIGERGLNKPFLKSLERLNKKLDIVQLHWSTARYNPWQELGLLKNLCDLKDQGFDFQIGLSNIGPQRLKKLINFLAKRDQRLQSVQIQFSLLAPDLKKQYQVRKICVENNIDFFAYSPLSFGILCIDPNGEEKKENSFIRSALFENYKKPTYELRSCLKKIANQRSVSQAQVAINWCCYQGTIPLVGMRKKSQVIDVSNVFKWNLNKNEFNMLQEVSRNCLKKMPKNPFSSI; encoded by the coding sequence GTGAAGAAAAGAATTGGACTAGGTACTTGGTCTTGGGGGAACAAGTTTTTTTGGAATTATAAATCTTCAAATGATAATGATTTACGTGAGACATATAATGAAGCATTACGAAGAGGATTTGACCTAATTGATACTGCCGACTCTTACGGTACTGGGAATCTGCAGGGTAGAAGTGAATCATTGTTAGGTAAATTTTTATTAGATACTCCTTCTGCAAAGAAAAAAAGAATTCAAGTGGCAACTAAACTCGCCCCTTATCCCTGGAGAATTGGCGAAAGAGGTTTAAACAAACCTTTTTTGAAAAGTTTGGAAAGGCTTAATAAAAAATTAGATATAGTGCAATTACATTGGTCAACTGCAAGATATAATCCTTGGCAGGAATTAGGGCTTTTGAAAAACCTTTGCGATTTAAAAGATCAGGGCTTTGATTTCCAAATCGGCTTATCAAATATAGGACCTCAAAGATTAAAAAAATTAATTAATTTCTTGGCAAAAAGAGATCAGAGGCTACAAAGCGTTCAGATACAGTTTTCTTTGCTTGCTCCCGATTTAAAAAAACAATATCAGGTAAGAAAAATTTGTGTAGAAAATAATATTGATTTCTTCGCATATAGTCCTTTATCCTTTGGAATTCTTTGTATTGATCCAAATGGAGAGGAAAAAAAAGAAAACAGTTTTATTCGTAGTGCTTTATTTGAAAACTATAAAAAACCAACATATGAATTACGGAGTTGTCTCAAAAAAATTGCGAATCAAAGATCAGTTTCCCAAGCTCAAGTAGCAATTAATTGGTGCTGCTATCAAGGAACTATTCCACTTGTTGGAATGCGAAAAAAATCTCAAGTAATCGATGTATCAAATGTCTTTAAGTGGAATTTAAATAAAAATGAATTTAATATGCTTCAGGAAGTTTCAAGAAATTGTTTAAAAAAAATGCCTAAAAATCCTTTTTCAAGTATTTAA
- a CDS encoding AAA family ATPase, which produces MFITVCGQKGGVAKTCTSIHLASVWHSEGKKVCIVDADKNRSALAYASRGNLPFPVFPVSSAAKASRSSEFVITDGQASSDQEELKHLAYGSDLVILPTTAKARSVELTVELAKLLSDLKVNHAVVIVKVDFRQQKAALQAKTALENFGLYVFDTFIPLLSAFDKAEALGSAVLDAVDDLGRSDPRRMTGWSAYCSIASQIPCLISKPSSDTNKINNQKPISA; this is translated from the coding sequence TTGTTTATTACCGTTTGCGGACAAAAAGGAGGAGTGGCGAAAACCTGCACAAGTATTCACCTTGCTAGTGTTTGGCATTCTGAAGGTAAAAAAGTTTGCATAGTAGATGCCGACAAGAATAGATCTGCATTAGCTTACGCATCAAGAGGCAATCTTCCATTTCCGGTTTTTCCTGTCAGCTCAGCTGCTAAAGCATCAAGATCGTCAGAATTCGTAATAACTGATGGACAAGCTAGCAGTGATCAAGAAGAACTTAAACACTTAGCGTATGGTTCAGATTTAGTTATCCTACCTACCACTGCAAAAGCAAGATCCGTAGAATTAACTGTTGAACTAGCTAAACTATTAAGCGACTTAAAAGTTAATCATGCAGTCGTCATAGTAAAAGTTGATTTTAGACAGCAAAAAGCAGCGCTACAAGCGAAAACAGCTCTAGAAAATTTTGGTTTATATGTATTTGATACATTTATACCCTTACTTTCAGCTTTCGATAAAGCAGAGGCCTTGGGGAGTGCTGTATTAGATGCCGTAGACGATTTAGGTAGATCAGATCCTCGTCGAATGACGGGCTGGTCTGCTTATTGTTCTATTGCATCACAAATTCCATGCCTGATTTCGAAGCCCTCATCCGACACCAACAAGATCAACAACCAAAAACCAATAAGCGCTTAA
- a CDS encoding phage holin family protein — translation MEKPKNKNFANTASRISAIASSVMDLHVRIALQEVDREKRRLISGGIFLAIGSTLLLLVLICIHIIFYLLLTKYNNWNIEYNLLLIIFIDLFIAGLSLKLGGKLSKGPYLPQTLEGLGKTTKAVLGKK, via the coding sequence ATGGAAAAACCAAAAAATAAAAACTTTGCAAATACCGCTTCAAGAATTTCAGCTATCGCGAGTTCAGTGATGGATTTGCATGTAAGAATAGCTCTTCAAGAAGTAGACAGAGAAAAAAGAAGATTAATTAGTGGTGGAATATTTTTAGCAATTGGAAGCACATTACTATTATTGGTACTAATTTGTATCCATATTATTTTTTATCTTTTGCTAACAAAATATAATAACTGGAATATTGAATATAATTTATTGCTCATAATATTTATCGATTTATTTATTGCAGGCTTAAGTTTGAAGCTTGGAGGAAAGTTATCCAAAGGACCTTATCTTCCCCAAACATTAGAAGGTTTAGGCAAGACAACAAAGGCTGTTTTAGGCAAAAAATAA